One genomic segment of Homo sapiens chromosome 14, GRCh38.p14 Primary Assembly includes these proteins:
- the FOXA1 gene encoding hepatocyte nuclear factor 3-alpha, which produces MLGTVKMEGHETSDWNSYYADTQEAYSSVPVSNMNSGLGSMNSMNTYMTMNTMTTSGNMTPASFNMSYANPGLGAGLSPGAVAGMPGGSAGAMNSMTAAGVTAMGTALSPSGMGAMGAQQAASMNGLGPYAAAMNPCMSPMAYAPSNLGRSRAGGGGDAKTFKRSYPHAKPPYSYISLITMAIQQAPSKMLTLSEIYQWIMDLFPYYRQNQQRWQNSIRHSLSFNDCFVKVARSPDKPGKGSYWTLHPDSGNMFENGCYLRRQKRFKCEKQPGAGGGGGSGSGGSGAKGGPESRKDPSGASNPSADSPLHRGVHGKTGQLEGAPAPGPAASPQTLDHSGATATGGASELKTPASSTAPPISSGPGALASVPASHPAHGLAPHESQLHLKGDPHYSFNHPFSINNLMSSSEQQHKLDFKAYEQALQYSPYGSTLPASLPLGSASVTTRSPIEPSALEPAYYQGVYSRPVLNTS; this is translated from the exons ATGTTAGGAACTGTGAAGATGGAAGGGCATGAAACCAGCGACTGGAACAGCTACTACGCAGACACGCAGGAG GCCTACTCCTCCGTCCCGGTCAGCAACATGAACTCAGGCCTGGGCTCCATGAACTCCATGAACACCTACATGACCATGAACACCATGACTACGAGCGGCAACATGACCCCGGCGTCCTTCAACATGTCCTATGCCAACCCGGGCCTAGGGGCCGGCCTGAGTCCCGGCGCAGTAGCCGGCATGCCGGGGGGCTCGGCGGGCGCCATGAACAGCATGACTGCGGCCGGCGTGACGGCCATGGGTACGGCGCTGAGCCCGAGCGGCATGGGCGCCATGGGTGCGCAGCAGGCGGCCTCCATGAATGGCCTGGGCCCCTACGCGGCCGCCATGAACCCGTGCATGAGCCCCATGGCGTACGCGCCGTCCAACCTGGGCCGCAGCcgcgcgggcggcggcggcgacgcCAAGACGTTCAAGCGCAGCTACCCGCACGCCAAGCCGCCCTACTCGTACATCTCGCTCATCACCATGGCCATCCAGCAGGCGCCCAGCAAGATGCTCACGCTGAGCGAGATCTACCAGTGGATCATGGACCTCTTCCCCTATTACCGGCAGAACCAGCAGCGCTGGCAGAACTCCATCCGCCACTCGCTGTCCTTCAATGACTGCTTCGTCAAGGTGGCACGCTCCCCGGACAAGCCGGGCAAGGGCTCCTACTGGACGCTGCACCCGGACTCCGGCAACATGTTCGAGAACGGCTGCTACTTGCGCCGCCAGAAGCGCTTCAAGTGCGAGAAGCAGCCGGGGGCCGGCGGCGGGGGCGGGAGCGGAAGCGGGGGCAGCGGCGCCAAGGGCGGCCCTGAGAGCCGCAAGGACCCCTCTGGCGCCTCTAACCCCAGCGCCGACTCGCCCCTCCATCGGGGTGTGCACGGGAAGACCGGCCAGCTAGAGGGCGCGCCGGCCCCCGGGCCCGCCGCCAGCCCCCAGACTCTGGACCACAGTGGGGCGACGGCGACAGGGGGCGCCTCGGAGTTGAAGACTCCAGCCTCCTCAACTGCGCCCCCCATAAGCTCCGGGCCCGGGGCGCTGGCCTCTGTGCCCGCCTCTCACCCGGCACACGGCTTGGCACCCCACGAGTCCCAGCTGCACCTGAAAGGGGACCCCCACTACTCCTTCAACCACCCGTTCTCCATCAACAACCTCATGTCCTCCTCGGAGCAGCAGCATAAGCTGGACTTCAAGGCATACGAACAGGCACTGCAATACTCGCCTTACGGCTCTACGTTGCCCGCCAGCCTGCCTCTAGGCAGCGCCTCGGTGACCACCAGGAGCCCCATCGAGCCCTCAGCCCTGGAGCCGGCGTACTACCAAGGTGTGTATTCCAGACCCGTCCTAAACACTTCCTAG